One region of Sulfuriroseicoccus oceanibius genomic DNA includes:
- the wecB gene encoding non-hydrolyzing UDP-N-acetylglucosamine 2-epimerase — MNRRKVAVVVGTRPEVIKMAPVVFALRESKELEPVLLSTGQHREMLDQALAAFDLKPDFDLGLMQPGQTLPGLTARAIEAVTKFIDEQKPDAILVQGDTSTVLAAAMAAFFADVPVGHIEAGLRTGNMRSPFPEEMNRRLTSPLAKWHFCPTDGSKDNLVREAIAECDCYVTGNTVVDSLLWIRDKQESAGVDAADVAKRLGISNDFAQKYFNLKSAISTDEVSDFVLVTGHRRESFGGGFERMCEAINDLTKRHPGVGVLYPVHLNPKVQEPVNRILGDNPAVELCSPAGYEDFVWLMNQAKFILSDSGGVQEEAPSLGKPVLVMRETTERPEGVEAGTCRLVGTDPDKILSEAAVLLDDADEYARRSALKNPYGDGTAARKIVATLEASLGKVES; from the coding sequence ATGAATCGAAGAAAAGTAGCAGTAGTAGTAGGTACGCGGCCTGAGGTGATCAAGATGGCGCCGGTGGTGTTCGCGTTACGCGAGTCCAAGGAACTCGAGCCGGTTCTGTTGTCGACGGGGCAGCATCGGGAGATGTTGGACCAGGCATTGGCGGCGTTTGACCTCAAGCCGGATTTTGATTTGGGATTGATGCAGCCGGGGCAGACCTTGCCGGGGTTGACCGCCCGGGCGATCGAGGCGGTGACCAAGTTCATCGATGAACAAAAGCCGGATGCGATCCTGGTCCAGGGAGACACCAGTACGGTGTTGGCGGCGGCAATGGCAGCGTTCTTTGCGGATGTGCCGGTGGGGCACATTGAAGCGGGGTTGCGCACGGGCAACATGCGCTCACCATTCCCTGAGGAGATGAACCGTCGTCTGACCTCGCCTCTTGCGAAGTGGCACTTCTGCCCGACCGATGGCTCGAAAGACAACCTGGTGCGCGAGGCCATTGCCGAGTGCGATTGCTACGTGACCGGCAACACAGTGGTCGATTCGCTTCTGTGGATCCGCGACAAGCAGGAAAGTGCGGGAGTAGACGCTGCAGACGTGGCCAAGCGCCTCGGAATCTCCAACGACTTTGCACAAAAATACTTCAACTTAAAATCAGCCATTTCAACTGACGAAGTCTCCGACTTCGTCCTTGTGACTGGACATCGTCGCGAGTCGTTTGGTGGTGGGTTTGAGCGGATGTGCGAGGCCATCAACGATCTGACCAAGCGCCATCCGGGTGTGGGGGTGCTTTACCCTGTGCACTTGAACCCGAAAGTACAGGAGCCGGTAAACCGGATTCTTGGAGACAACCCGGCGGTAGAGCTTTGCTCGCCTGCGGGGTACGAGGACTTTGTGTGGTTGATGAACCAGGCGAAGTTTATTTTGTCGGACTCCGGTGGGGTACAGGAAGAAGCTCCCTCCTTGGGCAAGCCGGTTTTGGTGATGCGCGAGACGACCGAACGCCCGGAAGGAGTGGAGGCTGGCACTTGTCGATTGGTCGGCACCGATCCGGACAAGATTTTGTCCGAGGCGGCTGTGTTGCTCGACGATGCGGACGAGTATGCACGACGCAGTGCGTTGAAGAACCCGTATGGGGATGGCACGGCGGCGAGGAAGATTGTCGCTACGCTGGAAGCTTCGCTGGGAAAAGTTGAAAGCTGA
- a CDS encoding bi-domain-containing oxidoreductase, with translation MQQIIQSFKSGELWLADVPVPACKSGGAVVQTRASFVSAGTERMLVDFAKKNMVGKALAMPDQVNKVIRKMKTEGVFETLEKVKAKLDQPIPLGYSCAGVIEELGHSMRGFAVGDRVACGGAGFANHADYNYVPKNLMVKIPEGVSFEDASCATVGSIAMQGVRQCDVRLGEQVCVMGLGLLGLLAVQMLRASGCRVIGFDPNPQRCQDALNLGADAAVSADLVAACDQFSQGVGVDAVLITAATKSNEPVTVAGEIARMKGKVVVTGLVGMDLPRDDYYKKELDFKLSLSYGPGRYDSSYEEGGNDYPYGYVRWTEQRNIAAFLDLVAAGAVTPSKLVTHRFGIADALDAYDLLLGKTEEPYLGIVLNYDEKPAGALAEGRRVAVGKSGSGDGAKNTGGLKSGEVNIGFIGAGNFTKAVLLPELKKRIDVNLKTLCTATGMNAGETAKKEGFEIASTDYESMLSDASINTVFVTTQHNSHAKFVGEALAAGKHVFVEKPLAITREQMERLKVQVDGLSLSESAASLKGTAAASDLNTGCTPVLMVGFNRRFSPHATLLKDYFSKRKTPVFMSYRVNAGIIPPDVWIQDPAVGGGRIIGEGCHFIDFASHVIGQNVVEVQAQCVTTDNAGLVAEDNVSINLKYADGSVANILYVALGSTDIAKERCEIFANESVAVMEDFCTTTCSGKLGKEKLTGKQAKGFAQELDAFVEAIKEGKESPISWESLVNTTEVSFAVHEALQTKSTVVL, from the coding sequence ATGCAGCAAATTATCCAATCATTCAAAAGTGGCGAGCTGTGGCTTGCCGACGTGCCTGTACCTGCGTGTAAATCAGGTGGTGCTGTCGTGCAGACGCGGGCTTCGTTTGTTTCGGCGGGCACCGAGCGGATGCTGGTGGACTTTGCCAAGAAGAACATGGTGGGCAAGGCGTTGGCGATGCCTGATCAGGTCAACAAAGTGATCCGCAAGATGAAGACCGAAGGGGTTTTCGAGACTTTGGAGAAGGTGAAGGCCAAGCTCGACCAGCCGATTCCGCTAGGCTACTCGTGTGCCGGGGTGATCGAGGAGCTTGGTCATTCCATGCGTGGGTTTGCGGTAGGTGACCGGGTTGCCTGTGGCGGTGCGGGCTTTGCCAACCACGCGGATTACAACTACGTGCCAAAAAACCTGATGGTGAAGATCCCAGAGGGGGTGAGCTTTGAGGATGCGAGTTGTGCCACGGTCGGCAGCATTGCCATGCAGGGCGTGCGTCAGTGTGACGTGCGTTTGGGTGAGCAGGTGTGTGTGATGGGCTTGGGGCTGTTGGGCTTGTTGGCGGTGCAGATGCTCAGGGCATCGGGCTGCCGGGTGATTGGGTTTGACCCGAACCCGCAGCGTTGCCAGGACGCGCTCAACCTTGGAGCGGATGCGGCGGTTTCCGCCGACCTTGTGGCGGCGTGCGATCAGTTTTCGCAAGGAGTGGGTGTGGATGCCGTGTTAATCACTGCCGCGACCAAGAGCAACGAACCCGTGACCGTTGCCGGAGAGATTGCCCGGATGAAAGGGAAAGTCGTGGTGACTGGATTGGTTGGGATGGACCTACCGCGGGACGACTACTACAAGAAGGAACTCGACTTCAAGTTGAGCCTCTCTTACGGGCCGGGGCGTTACGACTCCAGCTACGAGGAAGGAGGGAATGACTATCCATATGGATATGTGCGGTGGACCGAGCAGCGCAACATTGCTGCATTTCTGGATCTGGTTGCCGCGGGTGCGGTCACACCATCCAAGTTGGTGACCCATCGCTTTGGGATCGCCGATGCATTGGATGCGTATGACCTTCTGTTGGGCAAGACCGAAGAGCCATATCTTGGGATCGTGCTGAACTACGACGAGAAGCCGGCCGGTGCGCTTGCAGAGGGGAGACGGGTTGCTGTTGGCAAGAGTGGAAGTGGTGACGGAGCGAAGAATACCGGGGGGCTCAAGAGTGGCGAGGTGAATATTGGGTTTATCGGTGCGGGGAACTTCACCAAAGCAGTGCTTTTACCTGAGCTTAAGAAGCGCATCGATGTGAACCTCAAAACACTTTGCACCGCTACCGGGATGAATGCCGGTGAAACGGCGAAGAAAGAAGGGTTTGAGATCGCGTCGACCGATTACGAATCGATGCTCAGTGACGCTTCGATCAACACAGTGTTCGTGACGACCCAGCATAACTCGCACGCCAAATTTGTCGGCGAGGCCCTGGCTGCAGGGAAGCATGTGTTTGTTGAGAAGCCGTTGGCGATTACTCGAGAGCAGATGGAGCGGCTCAAAGTTCAAGTTGATGGTTTAAGTTTAAGTGAATCGGCGGCTTCGCTGAAGGGGACTGCGGCAGCATCCGACTTAAACACGGGCTGCACGCCCGTCCTGATGGTTGGATTTAACCGACGCTTTTCGCCGCATGCCACGTTGTTGAAGGATTATTTCTCTAAGCGTAAGACGCCCGTTTTCATGAGCTACAGGGTGAATGCCGGGATCATTCCACCGGATGTGTGGATCCAAGACCCTGCGGTGGGCGGAGGGCGCATCATTGGCGAGGGCTGTCACTTCATCGACTTCGCGTCGCATGTGATCGGCCAAAACGTGGTGGAGGTGCAGGCACAGTGTGTCACGACCGACAATGCTGGGTTGGTGGCAGAAGACAATGTTTCGATCAACCTGAAGTATGCCGATGGATCGGTAGCGAACATTTTGTATGTGGCTCTGGGCTCGACTGACATTGCGAAAGAGCGGTGTGAGATCTTTGCCAATGAGTCGGTGGCGGTGATGGAGGACTTCTGCACCACGACCTGTTCAGGCAAGCTCGGCAAAGAGAAGCTGACTGGCAAGCAAGCCAAGGGCTTTGCTCAGGAGCTGGATGCATTTGTTGAAGCGATCAAAGAAGGCAAGGAATCCCCGATCTCATGGGAGTCGCTGGTGAACACGACGGAAGTGAGCTTCGCTGTGCATGAGGCGTTGCAGACTAAAAGCACGGTTGTGCTATAA
- a CDS encoding glycosyltransferase, with amino-acid sequence MGSLLIVGKVPPPVGGVTIHVQRLLDSLVRDETAHSFYDLSSFSPVSFARAVLSASVVHLNLSNSYLLFFMTVLCKLLGRTSILTYHGNVGRWGAFRNFLDRVTLSMCSIPLVLNDASFSMVGRWNLNVQLVSAFLPPVGGEKLPDAVSLALGKFLDERTGDEVVFCTNAYDFVFDSNGDETYGILELIRLFRSLPGAQLIISDPSSAYERYLIDEQIEVPENVLLLPVPHSFFEVLKISDCLIRATTTDGDSLSVREALYLGKGVVASGCVSRPDGVITYRKLEFEELANVLEQYTPDEGARSNGPTGYDDIVSVYRLCGV; translated from the coding sequence ATGGGGAGTTTGTTGATAGTCGGTAAAGTTCCTCCACCTGTAGGCGGCGTTACTATCCACGTGCAGCGTTTGTTGGATTCATTGGTGCGCGATGAGACCGCGCACTCATTCTACGATCTGTCGTCATTTTCTCCCGTGTCATTCGCACGGGCAGTTCTATCCGCATCGGTTGTACATCTCAATTTGAGCAATAGCTACTTGCTGTTTTTTATGACGGTACTGTGCAAATTACTTGGCAGGACGTCGATATTGACCTATCACGGTAATGTCGGGAGGTGGGGAGCGTTTCGGAACTTTCTAGACCGCGTCACGTTGTCGATGTGCTCGATTCCGCTTGTTCTTAACGATGCCAGCTTTTCGATGGTTGGACGCTGGAACCTAAACGTGCAGTTGGTGTCGGCATTTCTACCGCCCGTGGGTGGTGAGAAATTGCCAGATGCAGTTTCTTTGGCCCTTGGTAAGTTTCTTGACGAGAGAACCGGCGATGAAGTGGTGTTCTGCACCAACGCTTATGACTTCGTTTTTGACTCAAATGGAGATGAGACCTATGGAATCTTAGAATTGATTCGGTTGTTCCGGTCCTTGCCAGGCGCGCAACTGATCATTTCAGATCCATCATCCGCATATGAGAGGTATTTGATTGATGAACAGATTGAGGTTCCTGAGAATGTGTTGTTGCTTCCGGTCCCGCATTCTTTCTTCGAAGTGCTGAAGATTAGTGATTGTTTGATCCGGGCTACGACAACTGATGGTGATTCTCTTTCGGTGCGCGAGGCTCTTTATCTGGGAAAGGGCGTCGTTGCGAGTGGTTGTGTGAGTCGGCCAGATGGTGTTATTACATATCGGAAGCTTGAATTCGAAGAGTTAGCCAATGTGCTCGAGCAATATACTCCGGACGAGGGTGCTCGTAGCAACGGGCCGACCGGTTACGACGACATTGTCTCGGTCTATCGATTGTGTGGCGTATGA
- a CDS encoding glycosyltransferase family 4 protein, whose translation MKKRVLMVSVEMPPQVGGAGIVGYRTAQTISEFGFDVTVLTEARNAQFLEGDSSLKASVIGVKTTKLLRPYQLWAAIRKWWDQYDLVVLNDGVAKRFGAYCLNSTQLAKCVVYLHGQEGPDILGNPSLKLRIGGYRKRFVQLMNRCQEVVAVSHYMRSEILDFDCCASLESKISVVYSGFDSNMFCPTESSLRSRLGIPNEADVLISVSRIVERKGYGRMLRLFGELCEMGESYHWVVVGDGAYLKTLKEGVQALGITSKVHFVGSYPQEDLASLLSGADVFWLLTEFQESLGNVYFEANACGLPTIGPPNGGVVEAIEHGVSGYLVACDSDCLSVLRNRSWRQIQPWSAPFRAHLGRFSVRDNLLNARFMKRLMRGKD comes from the coding sequence ATGAAAAAGAGGGTATTGATGGTCTCTGTTGAGATGCCTCCTCAAGTGGGAGGCGCTGGTATTGTCGGCTACCGTACTGCGCAGACGATCTCGGAATTCGGGTTCGATGTGACGGTGTTGACCGAAGCTCGAAACGCCCAGTTTTTGGAGGGTGACTCTTCGTTGAAGGCCAGCGTGATTGGGGTTAAGACCACGAAATTACTGCGGCCGTATCAATTGTGGGCGGCAATACGCAAGTGGTGGGATCAGTATGATCTTGTGGTTTTGAATGATGGAGTTGCCAAGCGTTTTGGTGCTTATTGTTTGAACTCAACGCAACTCGCTAAGTGTGTGGTTTACTTGCACGGTCAAGAAGGGCCAGATATATTAGGCAACCCTTCTCTCAAGTTGCGGATCGGGGGGTACCGAAAGAGATTTGTGCAGTTGATGAACCGATGTCAGGAGGTGGTTGCGGTAAGTCATTATATGAGGTCGGAGATTTTAGATTTTGACTGCTGTGCTTCTCTCGAGTCGAAGATTTCGGTGGTGTACAGTGGCTTCGACTCCAATATGTTTTGCCCAACGGAAAGTTCGCTTAGGTCCCGGCTGGGAATTCCGAATGAGGCTGATGTGTTGATCTCGGTTAGCCGGATTGTTGAGCGCAAGGGGTACGGTAGAATGCTACGTTTGTTCGGCGAACTGTGTGAGATGGGGGAGAGTTATCACTGGGTCGTCGTTGGTGATGGTGCTTACTTGAAGACCCTGAAAGAGGGCGTACAGGCGCTGGGGATCACCAGTAAAGTGCATTTCGTTGGAAGTTATCCCCAAGAGGATCTCGCAAGCTTGTTGTCAGGGGCGGATGTGTTCTGGTTGCTGACTGAATTCCAAGAGTCACTCGGGAATGTTTATTTTGAAGCGAACGCATGTGGGCTGCCCACGATAGGCCCTCCGAATGGGGGCGTGGTCGAAGCGATTGAACATGGCGTGTCGGGGTACTTGGTTGCGTGTGATTCCGATTGTTTGAGTGTTTTGAGAAATCGGAGTTGGCGTCAGATCCAACCATGGAGTGCGCCCTTTAGAGCACATTTAGGGAGATTCTCGGTACGTGACAACCTGTTGAATGCTCGGTTTATGAAACGTTTGATGCGTGGCAAAGACTGA
- a CDS encoding glycosyltransferase family 2 protein: MNVIDVSVISPVYNVRSLILETADSVLAQRGVQWEWILVDDGSDEETRSLLRELEERDCRIRVLLQANQGAQIARNRGLGLATGEYVKFLDSDDLLGENQLRCEVMALRSSNCSIAVSPYRYLFDRGGRRRLTEPSNQGSVRCDLLQLHLTNGTASCGALTFKRSLVEQVGGWDESLSADQDGDLVFRCALVDNRYVWCGDTCFVYREHDRAPRVSKGYGMNKIESRLRVTDRTVAELKERGRIDVYRDGFAHRYDWIGRQACIEFPDIAQGCFDARDALAPDFNMRGRFATRIIRRFLGERRAEKLRRLVGGLR, from the coding sequence GTGAATGTAATTGATGTTTCTGTGATATCCCCCGTCTACAATGTTCGCAGCCTGATTTTGGAGACTGCAGACAGTGTGCTGGCACAACGCGGAGTTCAGTGGGAGTGGATTTTGGTTGATGATGGGTCCGACGAGGAAACCAGGAGTTTGCTTCGCGAGCTTGAAGAGAGAGATTGTCGGATCCGGGTATTGTTACAGGCCAATCAAGGTGCCCAAATTGCCCGTAATCGTGGCCTTGGATTGGCGACTGGCGAGTATGTGAAGTTTCTAGATTCCGACGACCTCTTAGGTGAGAATCAGCTACGTTGTGAGGTTATGGCGTTACGTTCTTCCAATTGTTCGATTGCTGTTTCACCCTATCGCTATCTCTTTGATCGTGGTGGGCGGCGGAGACTTACAGAACCAAGTAATCAGGGGAGCGTTCGATGTGACTTGCTTCAACTTCATCTTACCAATGGTACTGCGAGTTGCGGAGCGCTCACATTCAAACGGTCACTTGTTGAACAGGTCGGAGGTTGGGATGAGTCGCTTAGTGCAGATCAGGACGGCGATTTGGTTTTCCGCTGCGCTTTGGTCGATAACCGCTACGTGTGGTGCGGTGATACGTGCTTTGTATATCGTGAGCACGATCGGGCACCTCGCGTGAGCAAGGGGTACGGGATGAATAAAATTGAAAGCCGGTTAAGGGTGACGGATCGCACCGTCGCAGAGTTAAAAGAGAGGGGGCGGATAGATGTCTATCGTGACGGTTTTGCGCATCGGTACGATTGGATTGGTCGGCAGGCTTGTATTGAGTTTCCTGATATTGCTCAAGGTTGTTTCGATGCCAGAGATGCTCTGGCTCCCGACTTTAACATGCGTGGTCGCTTCGCTACACGAATCATAAGGCGATTTCTCGGGGAGCGCCGTGCAGAGAAATTGCGTCGATTAGTTGGTGGATTGCGGTAG
- a CDS encoding polysaccharide pyruvyl transferase family protein has product MNIQVEGIGFPNKGAELMLYAVVQELRSHYGDKVNVCCAPRQSIRYSYKVLGCKDISQLGHFTFKGVDLDWMVDLVPQKLVDTFGVTKSRDVDIILDASGLRYSDKWGSVGAKKVARRYEAARKRGKKIVMLPQAFGPFRDPEVAKATCRILDCVDVCFARDSISADYLKSVLTDASKLRVAPDFTNLLAPYVGDDCSAKYEGVVLVIPNTRMLDKTSESVSSVYYDYLCNFIEVCVGRGETVVLLNHEGAKDEEICANLSRRYGGLDVFSSWDPIMIKTVIGRAKYIMSSRFHGCVSALSQGVPVIATSWNHKYETLLDEYGLAENLETLGSSEVDLAMIDRCEDKAVKRRIEVISEEMKAKSREMWNDVFSLL; this is encoded by the coding sequence ATGAATATTCAAGTTGAAGGGATAGGTTTTCCGAATAAGGGGGCTGAGTTGATGTTGTATGCGGTAGTTCAAGAGTTGCGATCGCATTATGGTGATAAAGTGAATGTCTGTTGTGCTCCACGGCAATCGATTAGATATAGTTATAAGGTTCTGGGTTGCAAAGATATTTCGCAATTAGGGCATTTTACGTTCAAGGGCGTCGATCTTGATTGGATGGTCGATTTGGTGCCTCAGAAGCTAGTCGATACTTTCGGTGTGACTAAAAGCCGTGACGTCGATATTATTCTTGACGCTTCTGGTCTTCGCTACTCCGATAAATGGGGGAGTGTTGGAGCGAAGAAGGTGGCTAGGCGTTATGAGGCAGCTCGAAAGAGAGGGAAGAAGATTGTTATGCTGCCACAGGCTTTTGGTCCTTTTCGGGATCCAGAGGTTGCTAAGGCGACTTGCCGTATATTGGATTGTGTAGACGTGTGTTTTGCAAGAGACTCGATTTCTGCCGACTATCTGAAATCAGTTTTGACTGACGCGTCCAAATTGCGCGTTGCTCCTGATTTTACCAATTTGTTGGCTCCTTACGTAGGGGATGATTGCTCTGCGAAGTATGAAGGCGTGGTTCTTGTTATTCCTAATACTAGGATGCTAGATAAGACCAGTGAATCTGTTTCTTCTGTTTACTATGACTATCTGTGCAACTTCATTGAGGTTTGCGTTGGTCGCGGGGAGACTGTGGTGTTGTTGAATCATGAAGGCGCGAAAGATGAGGAGATATGTGCGAACCTTTCCCGGAGGTACGGAGGTCTTGATGTGTTCTCTTCGTGGGACCCTATTATGATTAAGACGGTGATCGGGCGGGCAAAATATATTATGTCTTCTAGGTTTCATGGTTGTGTTAGCGCCCTGTCTCAGGGTGTTCCTGTTATCGCGACGTCATGGAACCATAAATATGAAACACTTCTCGATGAGTATGGCCTTGCTGAAAATTTGGAGACGCTTGGGTCTTCCGAAGTGGACTTAGCGATGATAGACAGGTGTGAGGATAAAGCGGTCAAACGACGTATCGAGGTGATTTCCGAGGAGATGAAGGCGAAGAGCCGCGAAATGTGGAACGACGTCTTCTCATTATTGTGA
- a CDS encoding nitroreductase family protein, translating into MKRCIKGIYFWLMARFDFLKLFHGVFIAKAFRREILSVYRGIERYGIGVLNLEGHRFRVRRNIHRLEKGLIMDPMKNVFALGYIQETIDSFEAVVSGHCEPVDHDELAWFCDVLTEYFSVTGSDPVIEKCERRFSLLAEGIGRRSEPQKSSPVARSEYEIAPVGFDDFYKLTRQRRSVRWYEDTPVPRSLVDQAISAAAQSPSACNRQPFEFVVIDTPAVVNRVSDIPMGTKGFAHQFPMIVVLVGKLEAFAFARDRHLIYIDASLAAMTFMLALETLGLSSCPINWPDIETLEDEMAKQLGLDACERPVMLISVGYAKQSGMIPHSHKKSLDQIRKFL; encoded by the coding sequence ATGAAGAGGTGTATTAAAGGGATCTACTTTTGGTTAATGGCTCGGTTCGACTTTCTTAAGTTATTCCACGGTGTGTTTATTGCCAAGGCGTTTCGGAGAGAGATATTGTCGGTGTATCGTGGCATTGAGAGGTATGGTATTGGTGTGCTGAATTTGGAGGGACATAGATTCAGGGTTAGACGCAATATTCATCGTTTGGAAAAAGGATTGATTATGGATCCTATGAAAAATGTTTTTGCGTTGGGCTATATACAAGAGACGATTGATTCATTCGAAGCTGTGGTCTCGGGTCATTGTGAACCTGTAGACCACGATGAACTTGCGTGGTTTTGTGACGTTCTGACTGAATACTTCTCTGTGACAGGGAGTGATCCCGTGATAGAAAAGTGTGAACGCCGTTTCAGTTTGCTGGCCGAAGGTATCGGCAGAAGAAGTGAACCGCAGAAGTCAAGTCCGGTTGCTAGATCGGAATACGAAATAGCGCCGGTTGGTTTCGATGACTTTTACAAATTGACCAGGCAACGACGTTCGGTACGTTGGTATGAAGATACTCCGGTGCCACGGAGTCTGGTAGATCAAGCTATTTCTGCCGCAGCCCAGAGTCCGAGCGCTTGTAATCGCCAACCATTCGAATTTGTAGTTATAGATACCCCGGCGGTTGTCAATCGAGTGTCCGATATTCCAATGGGAACAAAAGGGTTTGCCCATCAGTTTCCAATGATAGTGGTTTTAGTTGGTAAGCTAGAGGCTTTTGCTTTCGCTAGAGATCGTCACTTAATATATATAGACGCATCCCTCGCAGCGATGACTTTTATGCTGGCATTAGAAACCTTAGGGTTGAGTAGTTGCCCGATCAACTGGCCTGACATAGAGACGCTTGAGGACGAGATGGCGAAACAACTTGGGCTTGATGCATGCGAGCGTCCAGTGATGTTAATATCTGTGGGCTATGCGAAACAGTCAGGAATGATTCCACACTCACATAAGAAATCTTTAGATCAAATTCGAAAATTTCTATAA
- a CDS encoding oligosaccharide flippase family protein: MTRNMNFTQLAVIDLISAFFGILVAICLAVLGWSYWALVWQVLATVFIECIGLVFCSRWIPSKLSSKVSVRPYIRYGLNLAGFNVLNYFSRNADNVLVGWRFGGAALGYYSKAYSLLMLPLSQINSPMTKIMLPALSRLQDDPQAYKIVYLKSVTVVLALGFPIVGWLMALNEEVILLILGNQWIGSIAIYKALMPAAFVSALNVTTGWVYLSLGTTDRQLKWTLFAAPLNVLAMWIGSRWGAVGVAYGISVAFVLLRWPYYSYTFRGTLIRCSDVFRVVFRALFSVLCAAFLVLLFKSVIGGELLIFRVCLYTVVYVISLLFVDVCSFRGEGLVKPLGDVWYRIRN; the protein is encoded by the coding sequence ATGACTCGAAACATGAACTTTACTCAATTGGCTGTGATCGATCTGATTTCAGCTTTTTTCGGGATCTTGGTCGCGATCTGTCTGGCGGTGTTAGGGTGGTCGTATTGGGCATTGGTGTGGCAGGTTTTAGCAACAGTGTTCATCGAATGCATCGGACTCGTTTTTTGCAGTCGTTGGATTCCTAGCAAGCTTAGCAGTAAGGTGAGTGTCCGTCCTTATATCCGCTATGGGCTGAACCTCGCGGGCTTTAATGTATTGAACTATTTCTCAAGGAACGCTGACAATGTGTTGGTTGGTTGGCGGTTCGGCGGGGCGGCACTGGGATACTATTCCAAGGCATACAGTCTGCTGATGCTGCCGTTGAGTCAGATAAACTCGCCAATGACGAAAATAATGTTGCCCGCTTTGAGTCGTCTTCAAGACGATCCGCAGGCATATAAGATAGTCTATCTAAAGAGTGTGACAGTTGTTTTGGCACTAGGGTTCCCTATCGTAGGGTGGTTGATGGCCTTGAATGAGGAGGTGATTCTGTTGATTCTGGGCAACCAGTGGATTGGTTCGATTGCTATATACAAGGCGTTGATGCCAGCGGCTTTTGTAAGTGCTCTCAATGTCACGACAGGTTGGGTGTACCTGTCGCTTGGCACTACCGATAGGCAGCTCAAGTGGACTCTCTTTGCCGCCCCTTTGAATGTTTTGGCTATGTGGATCGGTTCGCGATGGGGGGCTGTCGGCGTTGCGTATGGAATCAGTGTGGCGTTTGTTCTGTTGCGTTGGCCATATTATTCGTACACTTTCCGTGGAACTTTGATTCGTTGTTCGGATGTGTTTCGAGTGGTTTTCAGGGCCTTGTTCTCCGTGTTGTGTGCCGCTTTTCTGGTCCTGCTGTTCAAGAGTGTTATTGGTGGTGAGTTGTTAATTTTTAGGGTATGTTTGTATACGGTGGTCTACGTCATTTCGCTTCTTTTTGTTGATGTTTGCTCGTTTAGAGGGGAGGGGCTTGTAAAGCCTCTTGGTGACGTTTGGTACAGAATTAGGAATTGA